The nucleotide window GTACAAGTTTTTTGAATAAATATCCTGCAAACATTCCAGCAATAAATAAAAAAGAAGAAGTTGGTAAAAAAAATAAAGTTGCAATTTTTATTGGTTGTATGAGTAACTATACATATACAAATACTGGAGATTCTTTAGTAAAAATTCTAAAAAAATTAGATTTAGATATCATGATTCCAAAAAAACAACTTTGTTGTGGAGCACCTGCATATTTTACTGGAGCTTTTGATACAGTTGATTATTTAGTTAAAGAAAATATCAAATATTTTGAAACTTGGATTGATGAAGTTGATGCAGTTATTATTCCAGAAGCAACATGTAGTGCAATGATAAATAAAGATTGGGAACACTATTTACATAATCAACCAGAATGGAAAGAAAGAGCAATAAAATTATCTAAAAAAATCTTTTTAGCTACGAAATGGTTAGAAAACAATACAGATTTAAAAGATTTACTTGCAACTAGTGGTAAAAAAATTGATACATTAGTAACTTATCATGACCCATGTCATGCTAAAAAAATGCAAAATGTTTGGCAAGAACCAAGAAATCTTTTAAAACAAAATTATGTTTTAACTGAAATGAGTGACTCAAATAGATGTTGTGGATTTGGTGGAGTAACTATGCAAACTGAAAAATATGATTTTGCAAAAGCTGCTGGTGCTCCAAAAGCTGCAATGATTAGAGATACAAAAGCACAAATTGTAAGTGCTGAATGTAGTGCATGTAGAATGCAAATTACAAACTCTTTATATCAAGCAAATGTTGATGTTCAATTTAAAAATCCAATTGAATTAATAGCTGAAGCATTGGAAGATTAAAATATGGAATTTTGGCAAAATATTTATTCAAATTTTAATCCCGTTGCTTTTAATTTAGGACCAGTAGCAGTTCACTGGTATGGATTAATGTATGCATTAGCATTAATTTCAGCTATTTTCGTAGCGAAATGGTTTATAAAACATGATAAATTACCTATTACAAATGAACTTTTTGATTCATATATTTGGTGGGCAGAAATTGGTGTAATATTAGGCGCAAGACTGGGTTATGTCTTATTCTATGATACACATACCATGTATTATTTAACACATCCTTGGCAAATATTTAACCCATATATAAATGGTGTATACGCAGGAATTTCAGGGATGAGTTATCATGGAGCTTTTTTTGGATTTATAATAGCTTCTTATTTATTTTGTAGAAAGAATAAAATATCTTTTTGGTTTATAACTGATATAGCTGTATTAGGAATTAGTGCAGCGTATATTTTTGGAAGAATTGGAAATTTTTTCAATCAAGAATTAGTTGGACGAATTACAGATGTTCCATGGGGAATATATGTAGGAGGGGTATTAAGACATCCTTCTCAAATTTATGAAGCAATACTTGAAGGTTTAGTCGTATTTATTATTTTAGCTTATTTTAGAAAAAGAAAAACATTTGATGGACAACTAGCACTTATGTATGGATTTTTATATTCATTAGCAAGAATAATTGCAGAATTTTTTAGACAACCAGATATTCAATTAGGGTTTTTATATAGTGATTGGCTAACTATGGGGATTTTACAATCTTTAATAATTTTAGTAATTTGTGTGATAATTTTTATAAATAGAAGAAAAATAAATAGTTAAAATTAACTATTTATTTTCATTTCTTTGGTATAACCTGATTCAGCTGCTAACTCAACAATCTTATTTTTTAATAAATCTAATCTCCAGCCATGTCTACTTGCAAAATTTTCTATTTCAGCATCTCTTTGTTCAGGTGTACAAAATACAAAAATTCTTTTTAAAAAAGGTTTTGGTACTTGTATAGCTATCAATTGAAAATAATTCTCTTTACAGCTCCTTGAACAAAAAGCCTTACTCATAGCAATCTTTTTTTTGCAAAATGGGCAATGCGACATTATTTATTACCTTTAATTATTAATTTGTAGAACTTAGCATTTGTAACATCTTGGAGAAACTTTGGATCTATATCATGCAAAGCTATTATATCAATAACTTTACCATCCATAACCCAACCTTTTCCAGTGTCATCTATCTTCTGTGTTTCAAACAATTGAATTAATTCTTCTTTGGAAACAATCAGTTCTTCCATATTATAACTTTTTTACTAAGATTTTGCAAACTATCATTATTAATTATTTTTAAGAATATCGATAGTATAACCTTTATTCGAATGATTTTTAATTATTTCATAATAAGTTTTTTGTCTAATTTTATTAACTATATTTCTCATTGTATAAATAGACATGTCTTTACCTTTCCATACTATATCTTTTATAGTATCATAATCAGTAATTTCATTTCTTTTAGTTATTAATAATTTTAAAAATGACTTTTCTAGTCTTGTAAAGTCAATTAATACTCCACCTGATTTGAAAAATTGGTCTCTATATTCATCAAAATAGATTCCATTTTCAAATTCAATTTTATCACCTCTTTTTGTTTGATTTAGACACATAATAACAGCTAGTTTTACATCTTTTGCTCTTAAAGGCTTAGATAAAAATGTATAAGCACCTGAATTAATAGCTGTTACGATATTTTCATTATCATCTGAACTAGAAATAACTATTTTTGGTAATGTTGGAGCTAATTGAGATAACTCTGAACATAACTCAGAAAATGAAACACCTTCAATATCTGCATCAATTATAGACATATCATAATTATTTGAACATGCTAGAGATAAAGCCTCTTCCATAGTAACTGCAATTTTCAATTCTTTGAAATAATCATCAAACTCATTTTCAATTGCTTGTTTTACTGCTTGATCATTACTTATAAAAAGTAGCTTTGCATTGTACAACTTTCTTATATTTCTTACTGTTTTTAACATATTATTACTCTTTAAATATTGGTTTAAGATATAATAATAACAAAAATTTCTTTATTTGTCAAAGAAAATTATATATTTAGACAATTTTTATCTTCATTTAAGTTCTTGCCAAGAATTTCCAATGGCAACTGATACTTTTAAAGGAACATTTAGAGTATAAATATTCTCCATTATTTCCTTAATATCACGTGTATATTCTTCAACAAACTCATCTTTTATTTCAAGAATCAATTCATCATGAATTTGTAAAAGTAATCTCATGCTATCATTATTTTTATATTTTTTATGAATTTGTATCATTGATAATTTTATTAAATCAGCTGCACTTCCTTGAAATAATGTATTTACAGCTTCT belongs to Arcobacter defluvii and includes:
- a CDS encoding (Fe-S)-binding protein; its protein translation is MAIEKFDYTKISDDCVKCGKCKPVCTIFNINQDEATSPRGFIDLLGAYKRDELELDKTAKDIFESCFLCTNCVEVCPNDLPTDMIIEQVRSDIAQKYGIAWYKRLFFYLLRHRKTMDFLSKMGWMFQTCALKIDNAKQSALPRFSLPIVKKDRALPFADSTSFLNKYPANIPAINKKEEVGKKNKVAIFIGCMSNYTYTNTGDSLVKILKKLDLDIMIPKKQLCCGAPAYFTGAFDTVDYLVKENIKYFETWIDEVDAVIIPEATCSAMINKDWEHYLHNQPEWKERAIKLSKKIFLATKWLENNTDLKDLLATSGKKIDTLVTYHDPCHAKKMQNVWQEPRNLLKQNYVLTEMSDSNRCCGFGGVTMQTEKYDFAKAAGAPKAAMIRDTKAQIVSAECSACRMQITNSLYQANVDVQFKNPIELIAEALED
- the lgt gene encoding prolipoprotein diacylglyceryl transferase; amino-acid sequence: MEFWQNIYSNFNPVAFNLGPVAVHWYGLMYALALISAIFVAKWFIKHDKLPITNELFDSYIWWAEIGVILGARLGYVLFYDTHTMYYLTHPWQIFNPYINGVYAGISGMSYHGAFFGFIIASYLFCRKNKISFWFITDIAVLGISAAYIFGRIGNFFNQELVGRITDVPWGIYVGGVLRHPSQIYEAILEGLVVFIILAYFRKRKTFDGQLALMYGFLYSLARIIAEFFRQPDIQLGFLYSDWLTMGILQSLIILVICVIIFINRRKINS
- a CDS encoding response regulator transcription factor; amino-acid sequence: MLKTVRNIRKLYNAKLLFISNDQAVKQAIENEFDDYFKELKIAVTMEEALSLACSNNYDMSIIDADIEGVSFSELCSELSQLAPTLPKIVISSSDDNENIVTAINSGAYTFLSKPLRAKDVKLAVIMCLNQTKRGDKIEFENGIYFDEYRDQFFKSGGVLIDFTRLEKSFLKLLITKRNEITDYDTIKDIVWKGKDMSIYTMRNIVNKIRQKTYYEIIKNHSNKGYTIDILKNN